The Streptococcus pluranimalium genome contains a region encoding:
- the rplD gene encoding 50S ribosomal protein L4, translating to MANVKLFDQAGKEVSSVELNDAIFGIEPNESVVFDVVISQRASLRQGTHAVKNRSAVSGGGRKPWRQKGTGRARQGSIRSPQWRGGGVVFGPTPRSYGYKLPQKVRRLALKSVLSSKVADEKFVAVEALSFAAPKTAEFAKVLSALSIDSKVLVIVEEGNKFAELSARNLKNVKVATATTASVLDIVNADKLLVTKEAISTIEEVLA from the coding sequence ATGGCAAACGTTAAATTATTTGACCAAGCTGGTAAAGAAGTGAGTTCAGTAGAACTTAACGACGCAATCTTTGGTATCGAACCAAACGAATCAGTTGTCTTTGATGTTGTTATCAGCCAACGTGCTAGCCTTCGCCAAGGTACTCATGCGGTTAAAAACCGTTCAGCAGTATCAGGTGGTGGACGCAAACCATGGCGCCAAAAAGGAACTGGACGTGCTCGTCAAGGTTCTATCCGCTCACCACAATGGCGTGGTGGTGGTGTTGTCTTCGGACCAACTCCACGTTCATACGGATACAAACTTCCACAAAAAGTTCGTCGCCTTGCCTTGAAATCAGTTCTTTCATCTAAAGTAGCTGACGAAAAATTTGTAGCTGTTGAAGCTCTTTCATTTGCAGCTCCAAAAACTGCTGAATTCGCTAAAGTTCTTTCAGCACTTAGCATCGACTCAAAAGTACTTGTTATCGTTGAAGAAGGAAACAAATTTGCTGAACTTTCAGCTCGTAACCTTAAAAACGTTAAAGTTGCAACAGCAACAACTGCAAGTGTTCTTGATATCGTAAACGCAGATAAACTTCTTGTAACTAAAGAAGCAATCTCTACAATCGAGGAGGTTCTTGCATAA
- a CDS encoding 50S ribosomal protein L23, with product MNLYDVIKKPVITEKSMLDLEAGKYTFEVDTRAHKLLIKQAVEAAFEGVKVASVNTVTVKPKAKRVGRYTGFTSKTKKAIITLTTDSKAIELFAAEAE from the coding sequence ATGAATTTGTATGACGTAATCAAAAAACCTGTAATTACTGAAAAATCAATGCTTGATCTTGAAGCAGGTAAATACACTTTTGAAGTTGATACACGTGCACACAAACTTTTGATCAAACAAGCTGTTGAAGCTGCGTTTGAAGGTGTTAAAGTTGCAAGTGTAAACACTGTAACAGTTAAGCCAAAAGCAAAACGCGTCGGACGTTACACAGGCTTCACTTCAAAAACTAAGAAAGCTATCATCACGCTTACAACTGATTCAAAAGCAATCGAGTTGTTTGCAGCTGAAGCTGAATAA
- the rpsC gene encoding 30S ribosomal protein S3 → MGQKVHPIGMRVGIIRDWDAKWYAEKEYADYLHEDLKIRKFINKELADASVSTIEIERAVNKVIVSLHTAKPGMVIGKGGSNVDALRAQLNKLTGKQVHINIIEIKSPDLDAHLVGENIARQLEQRVAFRRAQKQAIQRTMRAGAKGIKTQVSGRLNGADIARAEGYSEGTVPLHTLRADIDYAWEEADTTYGKLGVKVWIYRGEVLPARKNTKGGK, encoded by the coding sequence GTGGGTCAAAAAGTACATCCAATTGGTATGCGTGTCGGAATCATCCGTGACTGGGATGCGAAATGGTATGCTGAAAAAGAATACGCGGATTACCTTCATGAAGATCTTAAAATTCGCAAATTCATCAACAAAGAATTGGCAGACGCTTCAGTTTCAACTATTGAAATCGAACGCGCAGTAAATAAAGTTATTGTTTCACTTCACACTGCTAAACCAGGTATGGTTATCGGTAAAGGTGGATCAAACGTTGATGCACTTCGTGCTCAACTCAACAAATTGACTGGAAAACAAGTACACATCAACATCATTGAAATCAAATCACCAGATTTGGATGCTCACCTTGTTGGTGAAAACATTGCTCGTCAACTTGAGCAACGTGTTGCTTTCCGTCGTGCTCAAAAACAAGCTATCCAACGTACAATGCGTGCAGGTGCTAAAGGTATCAAAACTCAAGTATCTGGTCGTTTGAACGGTGCTGATATCGCTCGTGCTGAAGGTTACTCAGAAGGAACTGTTCCACTTCACACACTTCGTGCGGATATCGACTATGCTTGGGAAGAAGCTGATACTACTTACGGTAAACTAGGTGTTAAAGTTTGGATCTACCGTGGAGAAGTTCTTCCAGCTCGTAAAAACACTAAAGGAGGCAAATAA
- the rpsS gene encoding 30S ribosomal protein S19, whose protein sequence is MGRSLKKGPFVDEHLMKKVEAQANDEKKKVIKTWSRRSTIFPSFIGYTIAVYDGRKHVPVYIQEDMVGHKLGEFAPTRTYKGHAADDKKTRR, encoded by the coding sequence ATGGGACGTAGTCTTAAAAAAGGACCTTTCGTCGATGAGCATTTAATGAAAAAAGTTGAAGCTCAAGCAAATGACGAAAAGAAAAAAGTAATCAAAACTTGGTCACGTCGTTCAACGATTTTCCCAAGTTTCATCGGTTATACAATTGCAGTTTATGATGGACGTAAACATGTTCCTGTTTATATCCAAGAAGACATGGTAGGTCACAAACTTGGTGAATTTGCACCAACGCGTACTTACAAAGGTCACGCTGCAGACGACAAGAAAACACGTAGATAA
- the thrC gene encoding threonine synthase translates to MTLIYQSTRDENNKVTASQAILQGLANDGGLFTPLAMPDMALDFEALTHASYQEVAKLVLSAFLDDFTSEELDYCIANAYDAKFDTEDIAPLVKLNKHYNLELFHGSTIAFKDMALSILPYLLTTSAKKQGVDNKIVILTATSGDTGKAAMAGFADVPGTEIIVFYPKNGVSKIQELQMTTQKGQNTHVVAIDGNFDDAQTDVKRMFNDADLRARLLEQKIQFSSANSMNIGRLVPQIVYYVYAYAQLLKTGDITNGQAINVTVPTGNFGNILAAYYAREIGVPIAKLICASNENKVLTDFFQTRTYDKKRDFKVTSSPSMDILVSSNLERLIFHLVGNDAAKTKELMAALVSKGEYQLDQVDQSILDLFEAGYASEADTEAEIKKVFQENNYIEDPHTAVASSVYRAYREHSNDDTPTVIASTASPYKFPRVAVKAVTGEDSGDDFAAVDELHQLSGVVIPAAVRDLQMAPVRHTTVVPTAGMQEAVEAYLGV, encoded by the coding sequence ATGACCCTAATATACCAATCAACACGTGATGAAAACAATAAGGTAACGGCTAGCCAAGCTATTCTCCAAGGCTTAGCAAATGACGGTGGCTTGTTTACTCCTCTAGCCATGCCCGATATGGCTTTGGATTTTGAAGCTTTAACACATGCTTCTTATCAAGAGGTAGCCAAGCTAGTGTTATCAGCCTTCTTGGATGATTTTACATCGGAAGAGCTAGATTATTGTATTGCTAATGCCTACGATGCTAAGTTTGACACAGAAGATATCGCTCCCCTTGTAAAGCTCAATAAGCACTACAATCTTGAACTGTTTCATGGATCAACCATCGCCTTTAAAGATATGGCTTTGTCTATCTTACCGTATCTTCTAACGACATCAGCTAAAAAACAAGGCGTTGACAATAAAATCGTTATTTTAACAGCAACTTCAGGAGATACCGGAAAAGCTGCTATGGCTGGTTTTGCTGATGTTCCAGGAACGGAAATCATCGTCTTCTATCCTAAAAATGGTGTCAGCAAGATTCAAGAGCTGCAAATGACGACTCAAAAAGGTCAAAACACGCATGTTGTGGCTATTGACGGAAACTTTGACGATGCTCAGACAGATGTTAAGCGTATGTTTAACGATGCCGATTTGCGTGCTCGTCTTCTAGAGCAGAAAATCCAGTTTTCATCAGCCAATTCAATGAATATTGGTCGTTTGGTGCCACAGATTGTTTATTATGTTTACGCCTACGCTCAATTGCTCAAAACGGGTGATATCACTAACGGCCAAGCGATAAATGTTACTGTTCCCACAGGGAATTTTGGGAACATCCTGGCAGCCTATTATGCGCGTGAGATTGGTGTACCAATCGCAAAGTTGATTTGTGCGTCAAATGAAAACAAAGTTCTGACGGATTTCTTCCAAACAAGAACCTACGATAAAAAACGAGACTTCAAGGTAACCAGCAGCCCATCTATGGATATTCTCGTATCTTCAAACCTAGAACGTCTCATTTTCCATCTGGTTGGTAATGATGCTGCTAAAACCAAAGAGCTTATGGCAGCCTTAGTTTCGAAAGGGGAATATCAACTTGATCAAGTTGACCAATCAATCCTTGATCTCTTTGAAGCAGGCTATGCCTCAGAAGCTGATACAGAAGCTGAAATCAAGAAAGTTTTCCAAGAAAATAACTATATAGAAGACCCTCATACGGCAGTAGCTTCCAGTGTTTACCGTGCTTATCGTGAACACAGCAATGATGACACACCAACAGTAATTGCCTCAACAGCTAGTCCTTATAAGTTCCCAAGGGTTGCTGTTAAAGCTGTGACGGGAGAAGATTCTGGTGATGATTTTGCAGCTGTTGACGAGTTGCATCAACTTTCAGGAGTTGTGATTCCAGCGGCTGTACGTGATCTACAGATGGCACCTGTCAGACATACGACAGTTGTTCCAACAGCAGGCATGCAGGAGGCTGTGGAAGCGTATTTGGGGGTATAA
- the rplV gene encoding 50S ribosomal protein L22, giving the protein MAEITSAKAMARTVRVSPRKTRLVLDTIRGKNVADAIAILKFTPNKAARVIEKTLNSAIANAENNFGLEKANLVVSETFANEGPTMKRFRPRAKGSASPINKRTTHVTVVVSEK; this is encoded by the coding sequence ATGGCAGAAATTACTTCAGCTAAAGCAATGGCTCGTACAGTTCGTGTTTCACCTCGTAAAACTCGTCTTGTCTTGGATACTATCCGTGGCAAAAACGTAGCCGATGCAATCGCAATCTTGAAATTCACTCCAAACAAAGCAGCTCGTGTTATTGAAAAAACTCTTAACTCAGCAATTGCTAACGCAGAAAATAACTTTGGTTTGGAAAAAGCTAACTTGGTAGTGTCTGAAACATTCGCAAACGAAGGACCAACAATGAAACGTTTCCGTCCACGTGCGAAAGGTTCAGCTTCACCAATCAACAAACGCACAACTCACGTCACAGTAGTTGTGTCAGAAAAATAA
- the rplB gene encoding 50S ribosomal protein L2 — MGIKVYKPTTNGRRNMTSLDFAEITTSTPEKSLLVSLKNKAGRNNNGRITVRHQGGGHKRHYRVIDFKRNKDNVEAVVKTIEYDPNRTANIALVHYTDGVKAYIIAPKGLQVGQRIVSGPEADIKVGNALPLANIPVGTVIHNIELQPGKGAELIRAAGSSAQVLGQEGKYVLVRLQSGEVRMILGTCRATIGTVGNEQQSLVNIGKAGRNRWKGIRPTVRGSVMNPNDHPHGGGEGKAPVGRKAPSTPWGKPALGLKTRNKKAKSDKLIVRRRNEK, encoded by the coding sequence GTGGGTATTAAAGTTTATAAACCAACGACAAATGGCCGTCGTAACATGACTTCTTTGGATTTTGCAGAAATCACAACAAGCACTCCTGAGAAATCATTGCTTGTTTCTCTTAAAAACAAAGCTGGTCGTAACAACAACGGTCGCATCACTGTTCGTCACCAAGGTGGCGGTCACAAACGTCATTACCGTGTGATCGACTTCAAACGTAACAAAGATAACGTTGAAGCTGTTGTTAAAACAATCGAATACGATCCAAACCGTACAGCAAACATTGCTCTTGTACATTACACTGACGGTGTTAAAGCTTACATCATCGCTCCTAAAGGACTTCAAGTAGGTCAGCGTATCGTTTCTGGACCAGAAGCTGATATTAAAGTTGGAAATGCACTTCCACTTGCTAATATCCCAGTTGGTACAGTTATCCACAACATTGAGCTTCAACCAGGTAAAGGTGCCGAACTCATCCGTGCAGCTGGTTCATCTGCTCAAGTACTTGGTCAAGAAGGTAAATACGTTCTTGTTCGCCTTCAATCAGGTGAAGTTCGTATGATTCTTGGTACATGTCGTGCGACAATCGGTACTGTAGGTAACGAACAACAATCTCTTGTTAACATTGGTAAAGCAGGACGTAACCGTTGGAAAGGTATCCGCCCAACAGTTCGTGGTTCTGTAATGAACCCTAACGATCACCCACACGGTGGTGGTGAAGGTAAAGCACCAGTTGGACGTAAAGCGCCATCTACTCCATGGGGTAAACCTGCGCTTGGTCTTAAAACTCGTAACAAGAAAGCTAAATCTGATAAACTTATCGTTCGTCGTCGTAACGAAAAATAA
- a CDS encoding nitroreductase, giving the protein MQFQELINTRKSTRHFTDKEVTKDILKEIVSEAQKAPSWVNSQPWKVTIASGERLKEVKAVYKDLNLSGTKGNPDFSVLLNELWPEYTRNNMANSNGQIYGLEGFNDAQWQLFQAPHVAFLTIPKGAPEWAIHDLGMFSQTLMLSAQNHGVDSIITYAFVKYPDELRRILSIPEDEVIGVGIALGYGEEGHRLNKGNSERNPLEQVLTFKD; this is encoded by the coding sequence ATGCAATTCCAAGAACTCATTAACACACGCAAATCAACCCGTCATTTTACAGATAAGGAAGTCACAAAAGATATTTTAAAAGAGATTGTTTCTGAGGCACAAAAAGCACCATCTTGGGTAAATTCACAACCATGGAAGGTGACGATTGCTTCTGGAGAAAGGTTGAAAGAAGTTAAGGCAGTCTACAAAGATTTGAACTTATCTGGTACAAAAGGGAATCCAGATTTTTCAGTACTATTGAATGAGTTGTGGCCAGAATACACTCGTAATAATATGGCAAATTCCAATGGTCAAATATATGGTTTAGAAGGCTTCAATGATGCGCAATGGCAATTATTCCAGGCTCCACATGTTGCTTTCTTAACGATTCCAAAAGGTGCTCCTGAATGGGCGATTCATGATTTAGGAATGTTTTCTCAGACTTTAATGTTGAGTGCACAAAACCATGGTGTTGACTCAATCATTACCTATGCTTTTGTTAAATATCCTGATGAATTAAGAAGAATTCTCTCTATCCCAGAAGATGAAGTGATTGGTGTCGGTATCGCTCTTGGTTATGGTGAAGAAGGGCACCGCTTGAATAAAGGGAACAGTGAACGTAATCCGTTAGAACAAGTTTTGACATTTAAAGATTAG
- a CDS encoding helix-turn-helix domain-containing protein has translation MKNQYHTICQRFLNGGNATQQQLTCLQFTNLEDDTQQTSDEMIYFNQLKDGDQTALKHIQEVFEHGQHLLLSDEELSTYQLLFMKHVTLVKLAAVQAGVENQLADTINTYYIHQMIKKTSIDEIIQLHQEMIAYFYEQIVSYQSKSSYPKDIQKVLHYIDQHLHQKISLNELAELINYSPNYFSQVFKSHMNLTVTDYINQRKMKVAQNMLLYSDFTITDISNYLGYSSESYFIKIFKKVTGTTPKSFRAN, from the coding sequence ATGAAAAATCAATATCATACCATTTGCCAACGCTTTTTGAATGGTGGAAATGCAACCCAGCAACAATTAACATGCTTACAGTTCACTAATCTAGAAGATGACACTCAACAGACGAGTGATGAGATGATCTACTTTAATCAACTGAAAGACGGTGATCAGACTGCTTTGAAACATATCCAAGAAGTCTTTGAACATGGACAACATTTGCTGTTATCAGATGAAGAATTAAGCACTTATCAACTCTTATTTATGAAGCATGTTACACTTGTCAAACTAGCAGCTGTTCAAGCAGGCGTTGAAAACCAACTGGCTGATACCATTAATACCTACTACATTCATCAAATGATTAAGAAGACTAGCATCGATGAGATTATTCAATTGCATCAGGAGATGATTGCTTATTTCTATGAACAGATTGTGAGTTATCAGTCTAAGAGCTCCTATCCTAAGGATATCCAGAAGGTTCTACACTATATTGACCAACACCTTCATCAAAAAATCAGCTTGAATGAGTTGGCAGAACTAATTAATTACTCTCCAAATTATTTTTCACAAGTCTTCAAGTCCCATATGAACCTAACTGTCACCGACTACATTAACCAAAGGAAAATGAAAGTTGCTCAGAACATGCTGCTCTATTCCGATTTCACAATCACAGATATCTCAAATTATTTGGGTTATAGCAGCGAAAGTTACTTCATCAAGATTTTTAAGAAGGTGACGGGGACAACTCCGAAGAGTTTTAGGGCTAATTAA
- the rpsJ gene encoding 30S ribosomal protein S10: MANKKIRIRLKAYEHRTLDTAAEKIVETATRTGATVAGPVPLPTERSLYTIIRATHKYKDSREQFEMRTHKRLIDIVNPTQKTVDALMKLDLPSGVNVEIKL; encoded by the coding sequence ATGGCAAACAAAAAAATCCGTATCCGTTTGAAAGCATACGAACATCGTACACTTGATACAGCGGCAGAAAAAATCGTTGAAACTGCAACACGTACAGGTGCTACTGTAGCTGGACCAGTTCCACTCCCAACAGAACGTAGTCTTTACACAATTATTCGTGCGACTCACAAATATAAAGATTCTCGCGAACAATTTGAAATGCGTACTCACAAACGTCTTATCGACATCGTGAACCCAACTCAAAAGACTGTTGACGCTTTGATGAAATTGGATCTTCCAAGTGGTGTTAACGTAGAAATCAAACTTTAA
- the rplC gene encoding 50S ribosomal protein L3: MTKGILGKKVGMTQIFTESGEFIPVTVIEATPNVVLQVKTVETDGYEAVQVGFDDKREVLSNKPAKGHVAKANTAPKRFIREFKNIEGLEVGSEITVDTFEAGDVVDVTGTTKGKGFQGVIKRHGQSRGPMAHGSRYHRRPGSMGPVAPNRVFKNKHLAGRMGGNRVTIQNLEIVQVVPEKNVILIKGNVPGAKKSLITIKSAVKAAK, from the coding sequence ATGACAAAAGGAATCTTAGGGAAAAAAGTGGGAATGACTCAAATCTTCACTGAATCAGGTGAATTTATCCCTGTTACTGTCATCGAAGCAACTCCAAACGTTGTGCTTCAAGTGAAAACTGTTGAAACAGACGGTTACGAAGCAGTTCAAGTTGGTTTTGACGACAAACGCGAAGTATTGAGTAACAAACCTGCCAAAGGCCATGTAGCGAAAGCTAACACTGCTCCTAAGCGCTTCATTCGTGAATTCAAAAACATTGAAGGCTTAGAAGTTGGTTCAGAAATTACTGTAGATACATTCGAAGCTGGTGATGTTGTTGACGTCACAGGTACAACTAAAGGTAAAGGTTTCCAAGGTGTTATCAAACGCCATGGTCAATCACGTGGTCCAATGGCTCACGGTTCTCGTTACCACCGTCGTCCAGGTTCAATGGGACCTGTTGCGCCTAACCGTGTTTTCAAAAACAAACACTTGGCAGGACGTATGGGTGGCAACCGTGTAACGATCCAAAATCTTGAAATCGTTCAAGTTGTTCCAGAGAAAAACGTTATCCTTATCAAAGGTAACGTACCAGGTGCTAAGAAATCTCTTATCACTATCAAATCAGCAGTTAAAGCTGCTAAATAA
- a CDS encoding MATE family efflux transporter, translating into MKESKPLLRIALPAMAEQFLQMLMGFVDNYLVAQIGLTAVSGVSIANNILAIYQALFIALGAGVSSILSRDLVVKKEEQVNQSMADALWLTSIISLLLGLVSIVGNVWLLKVLGTSTIVAQEGGLYLAIVGGGTISLGLLTSMGAIVRVQGYVKLPMGISILTNFLNALFSALSIYIFDFGITGVALSTVLSRSVGTLILMQKLPIKAILQKLRWKVDKQLLEIVLPAAGERLMMRAGDVVIIAIIVTFGSKVVAGNAVGEIVTQFNYLPAMAISVATIIQVASNVKENPRQVRETIKNSFWLSTLMMYGLAGIIFLLKAPLLGLFLQNSQALQAGGTVALYSLIGVPATAGTLIMTATWQGLGNAKLPFYATGLGMWCIRIGLGYLLAISLNLGLRGVWLATVLDNLFRWLFLTYLYKKEDELHPKC; encoded by the coding sequence ATGAAAGAAAGTAAACCATTATTGCGCATTGCTCTTCCAGCTATGGCGGAGCAATTTTTACAAATGTTAATGGGCTTCGTTGATAATTATTTAGTAGCTCAAATCGGTCTAACTGCAGTGTCAGGTGTTTCAATTGCCAATAATATCCTTGCTATTTATCAGGCACTATTTATTGCCCTAGGTGCTGGTGTATCTAGTATATTGTCACGCGATTTAGTTGTAAAAAAAGAGGAGCAAGTTAACCAGAGTATGGCTGATGCTCTATGGTTAACAAGTATAATTAGTCTCCTTTTAGGTTTAGTTTCTATAGTAGGAAATGTTTGGCTTTTAAAAGTCTTAGGAACTTCGACAATAGTTGCCCAGGAAGGTGGTCTCTATCTAGCAATCGTCGGAGGTGGTACCATTAGTTTAGGTTTATTAACCAGTATGGGAGCTATTGTCCGAGTGCAAGGCTATGTAAAACTTCCCATGGGCATTAGTATTCTGACTAACTTTCTAAATGCCCTTTTTTCTGCCCTGTCAATCTATATCTTTGACTTTGGGATTACTGGAGTTGCTCTATCAACTGTTTTATCAAGATCAGTAGGCACACTCATTTTGATGCAGAAGCTTCCTATCAAAGCTATACTTCAGAAACTGCGTTGGAAAGTTGATAAGCAGTTGCTTGAGATTGTCCTTCCAGCAGCAGGAGAGCGCCTGATGATGCGTGCGGGTGATGTTGTTATTATTGCCATCATCGTTACTTTTGGTTCAAAAGTTGTTGCAGGTAATGCTGTCGGAGAAATAGTGACTCAGTTTAACTATTTACCTGCTATGGCTATATCTGTAGCTACAATCATTCAAGTCGCTTCAAATGTCAAGGAAAATCCTCGTCAAGTCAGAGAAACTATCAAAAACAGCTTTTGGCTATCAACGCTGATGATGTATGGCTTAGCAGGAATTATCTTTCTTCTAAAAGCCCCCTTATTAGGTCTATTTCTGCAAAATTCACAAGCCTTACAAGCAGGGGGAACGGTTGCTCTATATTCCTTGATTGGCGTTCCAGCGACTGCAGGAACCCTAATCATGACAGCGACATGGCAAGGCTTAGGAAATGCAAAACTCCCCTTTTATGCGACCGGTCTAGGCATGTGGTGTATTCGTATTGGGTTAGGGTATCTACTAGCTATAAGTTTAAATCTAGGTTTACGTGGTGTCTGGTTAGCAACCGTTTTGGATAATTTATTTAGATGGCTATTTTTAACTTATTTGTATAAGAAAGAAGATGAACTGCACCCCAAATGTTAG
- a CDS encoding GNAT family N-acetyltransferase, which translates to MLPLFELAKHPILETERLILRPMTKDDLEDYHAFTSDDDNLRYAFYPHTSMEDSWQGLVLYNLKEPIGKYGIVEKQSNHLIGNINFKPTDREDTLEIGYTLHQDYAGQGYMTEAASALKALAIDIPGISYLTAVTNHENLASKAVLEKIGMTLIKQYSDKSLRGQDILSDSYQIKVKD; encoded by the coding sequence ATGCTACCTTTATTTGAACTTGCTAAACATCCTATTCTTGAAACAGAACGTCTCATTTTAAGACCTATGACCAAAGACGATTTGGAAGATTACCATGCTTTCACTTCGGATGATGATAATCTTCGCTACGCATTTTACCCTCACACTTCTATGGAAGACAGTTGGCAAGGCTTGGTTCTTTATAACCTCAAAGAACCAATCGGAAAGTATGGTATTGTTGAGAAACAGTCTAATCACTTGATTGGTAACATCAACTTTAAGCCAACGGATAGAGAGGATACTCTAGAAATCGGCTACACCTTACACCAAGATTATGCAGGACAAGGTTATATGACAGAGGCGGCTAGTGCTTTAAAAGCCTTAGCTATCGATATACCAGGGATTAGCTATTTGACGGCTGTAACTAATCATGAGAATCTAGCTAGCAAGGCTGTATTAGAAAAAATCGGTATGACCTTAATTAAACAGTACTCAGACAAGAGCTTAAGGGGACAAGATATCCTTTCAGATAGCTATCAGATAAAAGTCAAAGACTGA